One window of the Candidatus Bathyarchaeia archaeon genome contains the following:
- a CDS encoding amidohydrolase encodes MDLIILGGTIVTMGDKGVIRDGAIVVEGDTIVDVGRSDEIKHKYSGYEKIDASGKIVMPGLINAHQHAAMSLLRGYVDDYPLKEWLERWVWPFERHMTGYDIYVGALLTAVESVMGGTTTINTMYHYAEEYNEAMALAEVGLRGVVGHVCFSWRKEQDIKALKDSARKWHKGADGRIRVSVDPHAPYTVDPEYMRELRAITRDLNEKYASASAPIIWHTHLAETEDEAQKIKDSFGISVSNGVVDYVDSLGVLGGDVVAAHCVHLTPRDIEVLSLRGVKVAHNPISNMKLASGVSPIPKLLKAGVTVALGTDSPCSNNSADMFEVMKFTALLHKGVNRDPTLLPAETVLRMATVDGARALLWDREIGSIEVGKKADIIIVDFQRPHLWPLYSEVSHLVYAAKASDVETVIVSGRIIMERRELKTIKVEEVMEKAKKVQERLLERVGAR; translated from the coding sequence ATGGATCTCATAATACTTGGCGGAACAATCGTTACGATGGGGGATAAAGGCGTTATACGTGATGGAGCTATCGTGGTGGAGGGCGACACCATAGTTGATGTTGGAAGAAGCGATGAGATTAAACACAAGTATTCAGGGTATGAGAAGATTGATGCGAGCGGAAAGATTGTGATGCCCGGCTTGATTAACGCACATCAGCATGCGGCCATGAGCCTGCTGAGAGGGTACGTTGACGATTATCCGCTTAAGGAGTGGCTTGAGAGGTGGGTTTGGCCCTTCGAGAGACACATGACTGGCTACGATATTTATGTTGGCGCGCTTCTGACGGCTGTTGAATCTGTTATGGGCGGGACAACAACCATTAACACAATGTATCATTATGCTGAGGAGTATAATGAGGCTATGGCTCTAGCCGAAGTCGGATTACGCGGGGTTGTTGGACATGTCTGCTTCTCATGGCGCAAAGAGCAGGACATAAAAGCCCTAAAAGACTCTGCAAGAAAATGGCATAAAGGAGCCGATGGAAGGATACGCGTCAGCGTTGATCCCCACGCCCCATACACCGTTGACCCAGAATACATGAGGGAGCTAAGAGCCATAACACGTGATTTAAACGAGAAGTATGCCTCAGCCAGCGCGCCTATAATATGGCATACTCATCTGGCTGAGACCGAGGATGAGGCGCAGAAGATTAAGGATTCATTCGGCATCTCCGTATCTAACGGCGTCGTGGATTACGTGGATTCGCTAGGCGTTCTAGGTGGGGACGTTGTCGCAGCGCACTGCGTTCATTTAACGCCGAGAGACATAGAGGTCTTAAGCTTAAGAGGGGTTAAGGTTGCCCATAACCCCATCTCGAACATGAAGCTGGCTTCAGGGGTTAGCCCCATCCCTAAGCTTTTGAAAGCTGGTGTAACCGTGGCCCTTGGAACAGATAGCCCGTGCTCAAACAACTCGGCGGATATGTTTGAGGTCATGAAGTTCACCGCGCTTCTACATAAAGGCGTTAACCGTGATCCGACACTGTTGCCGGCTGAAACGGTTCTCAGGATGGCGACTGTTGATGGCGCTAGGGCGCTCCTATGGGATAGAGAAATAGGGTCCATTGAGGTGGGCAAGAAAGCCGACATAATCATAGTTGATTTTCAGAGGCCGCATCTATGGCCGCTCTACAGTGAGGTGAGCCATCTGGTTTACGCGGCTAAGGCGTCGGACGTTGAGACCGTTATCGTTAGTGGCCGCATAATTATGGAGCGCAGAGAGCTAAAAACCATTAAAGTCGAGGAGGTCATGGAAAAAGCCAAGAAGGTTCAGGAGAGATTGCTTGAACGCGTAGGTGCAAGATGA
- a CDS encoding Gfo/Idh/MocA family oxidoreductase: MWEGFIIEPISFGLVGVGGYAAVYLRVLRALEDEGLAKISAVVIRSPWKYVREVEYFRGRSTAIYGSFEEMVEAERGRIDIVALPTAIYEHKDMAVKALKSGFNVILEKPPAVTVQDLDEMIEAERASGKFCAVGFQLQSKTVVRRIKEAVCEGKIGEVKYVLSKGKWKRLDSYYERNAWAGKFMYEGKYVLDGTVSNPLSHYLMSSLFFASGEEGRAAYPVGVRAELYRGHKIEGEDTSCLEAEVDGGARVFFFATLCSPHQSSPSQRIIGTRGLIDWTFGDNAYIRYADGGVETIEEDGKNERIELFRNAIRYLRELDESINCTLELTRPFVLTLNGAYESARRIKDIPNEFIIRRAEEDSIATVIIGIDDIIDKAFEAKQLFSDLGVEWAYKTEYFPLENYRRFNLVL; encoded by the coding sequence TTGTGGGAGGGGTTTATTATCGAGCCGATCTCGTTTGGATTGGTTGGTGTAGGGGGTTATGCCGCAGTCTATCTAAGGGTTTTAAGGGCTCTAGAGGATGAAGGCTTAGCTAAGATTTCAGCTGTGGTTATAAGAAGCCCGTGGAAATACGTTAGGGAGGTGGAATATTTTAGGGGTAGGTCTACGGCTATTTATGGTAGCTTTGAGGAAATGGTTGAGGCTGAGCGTGGCAGAATAGATATTGTCGCCCTGCCCACAGCTATATATGAGCACAAAGACATGGCTGTGAAAGCCCTTAAAAGCGGGTTCAACGTTATCCTCGAGAAGCCTCCTGCCGTGACGGTACAGGACTTGGATGAGATGATTGAGGCTGAGCGGGCTTCGGGCAAGTTCTGCGCAGTGGGCTTTCAACTACAATCGAAGACTGTTGTCCGCAGGATTAAGGAGGCTGTTTGCGAGGGAAAAATAGGTGAAGTGAAGTACGTTTTGAGTAAGGGGAAGTGGAAGAGGCTTGACTCCTATTATGAGAGGAACGCTTGGGCTGGCAAATTCATGTATGAGGGAAAGTATGTTTTGGATGGAACTGTCAGTAACCCCTTATCCCATTATTTAATGAGCTCGCTGTTCTTTGCGAGTGGGGAGGAGGGGCGAGCTGCCTATCCGGTAGGGGTTAGGGCTGAGCTCTATAGGGGTCATAAAATAGAGGGTGAAGATACATCGTGCCTTGAGGCTGAGGTTGATGGCGGTGCACGGGTCTTCTTTTTCGCCACGCTTTGCAGTCCACATCAAAGTAGCCCATCTCAGCGGATAATTGGGACTAGAGGCTTGATCGACTGGACTTTTGGGGATAACGCCTACATAAGGTATGCTGATGGAGGCGTTGAAACAATAGAGGAGGACGGAAAGAATGAGCGCATCGAGCTCTTTCGGAACGCCATCAGATATTTAAGGGAGTTGGACGAGAGTATCAACTGCACCCTCGAATTAACCAGACCCTTCGTCCTAACGCTAAATGGGGCATATGAGTCAGCTAGGCGGATAAAGGATATTCCAAACGAATTCATAATTAGGAGGGCGGAGGAGGATTCTATAGCCACAGTAATCATAGGCATCGACGATATAATTGATAAAGCCTTCGAAGCGAAGCAATTGTTCTCGGATCTCGGCGTTGAATGGGCCTATAAAACGGAGTATTTCCCACTTGAAAATTATAGGCGCTTCAACCTAGTATTATAA
- a CDS encoding sugar phosphate isomerase/epimerase family protein, translating to MKICIVTDEVSSDPETAMELISDWGVRHIEIRSVWGKRVPDIEPFEQERLKELVSMYNLGVAAISPGIFKCRINDEATVMNHLNERLPRSIDLARSLGTNTVIVFGFLCDDPHNIKYFDYAVRILRKASDYAAERGVLLALENEPSSLADTGERTANLVKSIGIESLRVNWDPCNAYVAGEQHSRGYEHVRGLVAHVHLKDVTMDSKSGRRVYVPFGDGEVGVFSQVRHLVNDGYRGFFSIETHVSQNRVKSTLKCLRRLQNFIEELGEKLE from the coding sequence ATGAAAATCTGCATAGTTACCGATGAAGTGAGCTCCGATCCCGAGACCGCCATGGAGCTCATCTCCGACTGGGGAGTGAGGCACATTGAGATAAGAAGCGTTTGGGGTAAGAGGGTTCCAGATATTGAGCCTTTTGAGCAAGAACGCTTGAAAGAGCTGGTTTCAATGTACAATTTGGGGGTTGCTGCAATCTCGCCCGGCATTTTTAAATGCAGGATCAATGACGAAGCGACGGTTATGAATCATTTGAATGAAAGGCTTCCACGCTCCATTGATCTTGCGAGGAGTTTAGGGACGAATACTGTGATAGTGTTTGGCTTTTTATGCGATGACCCCCATAATATAAAGTACTTTGACTATGCTGTAAGAATTTTGAGGAAGGCTTCAGACTATGCCGCTGAAAGGGGGGTTCTCCTAGCCCTTGAAAACGAACCGTCAAGTCTGGCGGATACTGGTGAGAGAACCGCCAACCTCGTTAAATCTATTGGAATAGAGAGTCTGCGAGTAAACTGGGATCCGTGCAACGCATATGTTGCTGGCGAACAACATTCTAGAGGCTACGAGCACGTGAGGGGTTTAGTGGCACATGTCCATCTAAAGGATGTCACCATGGACAGCAAGTCCGGTAGAAGGGTTTATGTGCCCTTTGGGGATGGGGAGGTAGGGGTCTTCAGCCAAGTGAGGCATCTTGTAAACGATGGCTATAGGGGCTTCTTCTCAATCGAGACCCATGTGAGCCAAAACCGCGTGAAAAGCACCCTCAAGTGTTTAAGGAGACTCCAAAATTTCATCGAGGAGTTGGGTGAGAAACTTGAATAG
- a CDS encoding HEPN domain-containing protein, translated as MNNVEMAKSYLRQAEERVKHAEEAIKTGNYAFTIRQSQETVELALKGALRLLAIEPPKWHDVGPIIKRNKHLFPEWFREDIDEIASISRRLRREREPSMYGDEETGTPPDQLYSLMDAEDALESARKVLDMCLRLIKEYGRV; from the coding sequence TTGAATAACGTTGAGATGGCTAAATCATATTTAAGGCAGGCTGAAGAGAGGGTTAAGCATGCCGAAGAGGCTATAAAGACGGGAAACTATGCGTTCACGATACGCCAGAGCCAAGAGACCGTCGAACTAGCCCTAAAAGGTGCGCTAAGACTACTGGCTATAGAGCCTCCGAAATGGCATGACGTTGGACCAATAATTAAAAGAAACAAGCATCTTTTTCCCGAATGGTTTAGAGAAGATATTGATGAGATCGCTTCGATCTCGAGGAGGCTTAGGCGTGAAAGGGAGCCAAGCATGTATGGCGACGAGGAGACTGGCACGCCACCAGACCAATTATATAGTCTAATGGATGCTGAGGATGCTCTAGAGTCCGCCAGAAAAGTTTTAGACATGTGCTTAAGGCTCATAAAAGAATATGGGCGGGTATAA
- a CDS encoding nucleotidyltransferase domain-containing protein — MSLEKIKEPYRSLIEKLLNSLFAKLGDKLVSVIVYGSVARGSTRKDSDIDILIVAETLPKSRMMRQKLFLLIEEPLEPLIDDLWDKGFHVDFSPIILSLEEASRIRPIYLDMVEDSIILYDRNGFFKNIMDRLRKRLEELGAKRVWVGDKWYWVLKPDIRFGEVVEIE; from the coding sequence TTGAGCCTAGAGAAGATTAAGGAACCGTATAGATCCCTGATTGAAAAACTTCTTAACTCGCTGTTCGCCAAGCTAGGCGATAAACTTGTATCAGTGATCGTTTACGGTAGCGTTGCGCGTGGATCCACACGTAAAGACAGCGACATAGACATCTTAATAGTTGCCGAGACTCTGCCTAAAAGCCGCATGATGCGACAAAAACTATTCCTTTTAATTGAGGAGCCTCTTGAGCCGCTTATAGACGATCTCTGGGATAAGGGCTTCCATGTGGATTTCTCGCCCATAATCCTATCTTTGGAAGAAGCCTCTAGGATCAGGCCAATTTACTTAGACATGGTCGAAGACTCAATAATACTCTATGATAGAAACGGTTTCTTTAAGAATATCATGGATAGGCTGAGGAAAAGGCTTGAGGAGCTGGGCGCGAAAAGAGTTTGGGTTGGCGATAAATGGTATTGGGTTCTTAAGCCCGACATAAGGTTCGGCGAGGTTGTTGAGATTGAATAA
- a CDS encoding AIR synthase related protein, producing the protein MSSKYAESGVDVKKRGVEFFKGVINDLFPEAFCVVSEDPDLPGFGIVTHVDGAGSKPVQAYLHWRETGDISWFMGLAQDALAMNIDDIICVGATPINFVDYVAVNPLKVDKVGLLKALSAGFRECMSTLEGLDVKIMFSGGETADLPDQLRTLDIAVMMNGRVNLSKVLSGGRIEPGDVIIGFRSGGKTKYEKRENSGIMCNGITLARLCLIHRDYQEKYPEILEGGDGKRSYYGRFRFDDYIDDLGMTVGEAILSPTRFYAPVILKIIDDLGDHISGLVHNTGGGQTKCLRVGRNIHYIKDNLFNPDPIFILIQRESNESWRAMFENYNMGVGFEVIAKPEAADDIISISEKFNLEAKIIGRCERSDGKNRLTIKSQYGEFQYE; encoded by the coding sequence TTGTCATCTAAGTATGCTGAGTCGGGGGTAGATGTTAAGAAGAGGGGTGTAGAATTCTTTAAGGGCGTAATAAATGATTTGTTTCCAGAAGCCTTCTGCGTCGTAAGCGAAGACCCTGATCTACCCGGCTTCGGCATCGTGACCCATGTTGATGGCGCTGGCAGCAAGCCGGTTCAAGCGTATCTCCATTGGAGGGAGACCGGGGACATAAGCTGGTTTATGGGTTTAGCCCAAGATGCTTTAGCCATGAATATAGACGACATTATTTGCGTGGGCGCTACGCCAATAAACTTTGTAGATTACGTGGCGGTAAACCCCCTTAAAGTTGATAAGGTCGGCTTACTCAAGGCTTTAAGCGCTGGCTTCAGAGAATGCATGAGTACGCTGGAGGGCTTAGATGTTAAGATCATGTTCTCTGGTGGCGAGACGGCTGATCTGCCGGATCAGCTTAGGACTCTGGACATAGCTGTGATGATGAATGGACGTGTAAACCTCTCTAAAGTTTTATCCGGCGGCAGGATTGAGCCGGGCGATGTCATCATAGGTTTTAGAAGTGGGGGAAAAACAAAATATGAGAAGAGGGAGAATAGCGGGATAATGTGTAATGGCATAACGCTGGCCCGGCTATGCCTTATTCATAGAGACTATCAAGAGAAGTACCCTGAGATCCTTGAGGGCGGAGATGGTAAGAGATCTTACTATGGGAGATTTAGATTTGACGATTATATTGATGATCTCGGCATGACCGTCGGTGAAGCCATACTTTCGCCAACGAGGTTCTACGCGCCAGTCATACTGAAAATAATTGATGATCTCGGCGACCATATTTCCGGCCTAGTTCATAATACCGGCGGCGGCCAAACGAAATGCCTACGCGTTGGCAGAAACATCCATTACATTAAAGATAATCTTTTTAACCCAGATCCGATCTTCATCCTCATACAACGTGAGTCCAACGAGTCTTGGAGAGCGATGTTTGAAAATTATAATATGGGCGTCGGCTTCGAGGTTATAGCGAAGCCGGAAGCCGCCGACGACATAATCAGCATATCAGAGAAGTTTAACCTGGAGGCGAAGATAATTGGAAGGTGCGAGAGAAGCGATGGAAAAAACAGGCTGACCATAAAAAGCCAATACGGTGAATTCCAATATGAGTAA
- a CDS encoding SDR family oxidoreductase, which produces MSLSKFKSIKEMFMLNGRKAIVTGAGGGIGRAIAYALAGLGADVALFDLDSEKIADLKEILERRFPVKVLAMRVDVCNRDQVEEAVNLVLKNFGQIDVLVNSHGIGQWVSFENMTDEDWNKMINVNLTGVFIMCQVVGRHMIGRGSGKIINIASMSGRIVNRPQPQAHYNASKAGVIMLTKSLAAEWAKYGVNVNCVSPGYTLTPLVENLLKCQPEYADQWRALIPLGRFAEPADIVGAVIFLASGAADYITGHDLVVDGGYTIW; this is translated from the coding sequence TTGAGTTTAAGCAAGTTTAAGTCCATTAAAGAAATGTTCATGCTGAATGGTAGAAAAGCTATAGTTACCGGCGCTGGCGGGGGCATCGGAAGAGCAATAGCGTACGCTCTTGCGGGGCTCGGAGCCGATGTAGCGTTATTCGACCTAGATTCAGAGAAAATAGCGGATCTAAAAGAGATTCTAGAGCGAAGATTTCCGGTTAAGGTTCTTGCTATGCGGGTGGATGTGTGCAACCGTGATCAAGTTGAGGAAGCCGTTAACCTGGTTCTGAAAAATTTTGGGCAAATAGACGTATTAGTGAATAGCCATGGCATTGGGCAATGGGTTTCCTTCGAGAACATGACCGATGAAGACTGGAACAAGATGATAAATGTTAATCTTACCGGGGTCTTCATAATGTGCCAGGTGGTTGGCCGGCACATGATAGGGAGGGGAAGCGGTAAGATAATAAATATAGCGTCTATGTCCGGCAGGATCGTCAATAGGCCTCAGCCGCAAGCCCATTATAATGCTTCAAAGGCTGGGGTAATCATGCTAACGAAGAGCTTGGCGGCTGAATGGGCTAAATACGGAGTGAACGTTAATTGTGTCAGCCCCGGATACACATTGACTCCGCTGGTTGAAAACTTGCTAAAGTGCCAGCCGGAGTACGCTGATCAGTGGCGCGCTCTAATACCTCTCGGAAGATTCGCTGAGCCAGCTGACATAGTGGGCGCGGTTATCTTTTTGGCTTCTGGAGCCGCAGACTATATAACTGGACACGATTTAGTGGTGGACGGCGGCTACACGATATGGTAA
- a CDS encoding class II aldolase/adducin family protein: MSEVSEEWKLKEELCRIGRRLYERHLTSGAGGSISVRAPGNEVLIKPSGFSLADMRPEHIVKMNLKGEVLEGKYPPSTDAPWHLMIYAARADVNAIVHVHPPICGGFACAGVSLDVPTFTEVIIQVGRIPLMDYATPTTMEYARKVAEHLKEANALLMKNHGIITLGANLEQAFQRAETLEDFARMLLIAKILGGPVLLPEEEVYRLRTLESEKWRMKIVEELYK, translated from the coding sequence TTGAGCGAAGTTAGTGAAGAATGGAAGCTTAAGGAGGAACTATGCAGGATTGGAAGGAGGCTCTATGAGAGGCATTTAACGAGCGGAGCTGGCGGAAGCATAAGCGTTAGGGCTCCTGGAAACGAGGTTTTAATTAAGCCGAGCGGCTTCTCCTTGGCGGATATGCGGCCGGAACATATTGTCAAGATGAATTTGAAGGGGGAGGTTTTAGAGGGTAAGTATCCGCCCTCAACCGACGCCCCGTGGCATCTAATGATATATGCCGCAAGAGCTGACGTTAACGCAATAGTTCATGTCCATCCGCCAATATGTGGTGGGTTCGCCTGCGCCGGAGTCTCTTTAGACGTGCCGACATTCACCGAAGTTATAATACAAGTCGGCAGGATACCGCTAATGGATTATGCGACGCCAACAACAATGGAGTACGCGAGGAAGGTCGCTGAACACCTTAAGGAGGCAAACGCCCTCCTAATGAAGAACCATGGTATAATAACTCTGGGCGCCAACCTTGAGCAAGCTTTCCAAAGAGCCGAGACCCTTGAAGATTTCGCTAGAATGCTGCTGATAGCCAAGATCCTAGGGGGCCCGGTGCTACTGCCGGAAGAGGAGGTTTATAGGCTTAGAACTCTTGAGAGCGAGAAGTGGAGAATGAAAATCGTGGAGGAGCTCTATAAGTAG
- a CDS encoding FGGY-family carbohydrate kinase, with product MAEGNFLIGTDIGTFGTKSVLVDADGRIIAEAFQETDIISLRPLWAEQWPQVWLNAVCNTIREVLSKSKIDPAEVGGLTISGLYSGSGVPCDENMEPIRPCLIWMDRRAVDEVEWVRKNIGEEEVFKVTGNTIDTYFGFTKMLWIKFKEPKTWEKTRQLVTTYGYCVYRLTGVVCIDYSSAGNYGGIFDIHKRDWSEELMEEMGIPRSFFPEKIVESKTVVGEITEEGSKLCGLKKGTPVCAGGVDAPVAALSLGCLEDGDHSAMVGTSTCWSVIQDELRLTPKLINYPHVAYDRQKIYTFGGSATSGGMLRWFRDQFGQVEVSLGKQVGLSPYKILDLEAERVPPGSDGLIVLPYFMGERTPIWDPYSKGLIIGLTLTHTRAHIFRALMEGAAYALRHNVETAKANNIPLKPSMGIVDGGAKSPLWRKIFADVTKFPLVYIAEHPGTPLGDALLSGVGTRVLKGYEVIKDWVKAAEVQEPDPKTSEIYDKYYGLYLKLYEANKSLYRELYNLDRPSDRFNGGVRP from the coding sequence TTGGCTGAGGGGAACTTTCTTATAGGGACTGATATTGGAACATTCGGCACAAAGTCTGTTCTGGTCGATGCTGATGGAAGGATAATTGCGGAGGCTTTTCAGGAGACGGATATTATATCGCTTAGGCCACTTTGGGCTGAGCAATGGCCTCAGGTTTGGCTTAACGCTGTATGCAATACGATCCGTGAGGTTCTATCGAAGTCTAAGATTGACCCAGCTGAGGTTGGCGGCTTAACTATAAGCGGGTTGTATAGCGGTTCAGGAGTACCGTGTGATGAGAACATGGAGCCTATAAGACCCTGCCTCATATGGATGGATAGGCGGGCAGTTGATGAGGTTGAATGGGTTAGGAAAAATATAGGTGAGGAGGAGGTTTTTAAGGTTACTGGAAACACTATAGATACATACTTTGGTTTCACAAAGATGCTTTGGATCAAGTTTAAGGAGCCTAAGACTTGGGAGAAGACGAGGCAGCTTGTGACGACTTACGGGTATTGCGTTTATCGTTTAACCGGCGTCGTGTGCATAGATTATTCTTCAGCTGGAAACTATGGCGGCATATTCGATATACATAAAAGAGACTGGTCTGAGGAGCTAATGGAGGAGATGGGAATACCGAGAAGCTTCTTCCCCGAGAAGATTGTTGAGTCAAAGACTGTTGTCGGCGAGATAACGGAGGAGGGGAGCAAACTATGCGGCTTAAAGAAGGGGACACCAGTCTGCGCTGGAGGCGTGGATGCACCTGTAGCCGCCTTAAGCCTAGGATGCCTAGAGGACGGCGACCACTCAGCTATGGTTGGGACATCAACATGCTGGAGCGTCATACAGGATGAGCTGAGGTTAACGCCTAAGCTAATTAATTATCCACATGTAGCCTACGATAGACAGAAGATCTACACGTTCGGCGGCTCAGCGACCTCAGGAGGCATGCTAAGATGGTTTAGAGACCAGTTTGGGCAGGTTGAGGTCTCTCTTGGAAAACAGGTTGGATTAAGCCCATACAAAATCCTAGATCTGGAGGCTGAAAGGGTTCCGCCGGGCTCAGATGGCCTAATAGTTTTACCGTATTTTATGGGTGAGCGGACTCCCATATGGGATCCGTACTCAAAGGGGCTGATAATAGGCTTAACGCTGACCCATACTAGGGCACATATATTTAGGGCTTTAATGGAGGGTGCAGCCTACGCGCTGCGGCACAATGTTGAGACCGCTAAAGCCAACAATATTCCGCTAAAGCCTAGTATGGGGATAGTTGATGGCGGGGCGAAATCCCCGTTGTGGAGGAAGATATTTGCTGATGTAACGAAGTTTCCGCTAGTGTATATCGCTGAGCACCCTGGGACGCCGCTGGGAGACGCGCTTCTGAGCGGCGTTGGAACCCGCGTACTTAAGGGCTATGAGGTTATAAAGGATTGGGTTAAGGCGGCTGAGGTGCAGGAGCCTGATCCTAAAACATCTGAGATCTACGATAAATATTATGGGCTGTATCTGAAGCTCTACGAGGCGAACAAGAGTCTATATAGGGAGCTCTACAACCTTGATCGACCATCCGATCGCTTTAATGGTGGAGTGAGACCTTGA
- a CDS encoding helix-turn-helix domain-containing protein: MFKPGEMKILLVLAGAKDGLTFTELKKATGLSSPSLSEYLYNLEKEGVLFREEGKYRLPQVFRPLEKLDNGKRMFKRFLVRIPFFGLEITAIDNTEKRTAAFINFIDFNMAGIKQMLLYFFWDSVFSAFKEAGVVEEGDKKSAEEMLREAIKIGEIANEKLYGHIRDWLIPYLQQLLIAFLMNADLPFKRESLDIKETEKQLFELFSFESIKKQAWYIALEENIKAVREKAKQETKKRQIAERLEKTREKLKQLEEKSEKA, encoded by the coding sequence ATGTTTAAGCCGGGCGAGATGAAAATATTGCTTGTCCTTGCTGGGGCCAAGGATGGGTTAACGTTTACTGAGCTAAAGAAGGCAACCGGTTTGTCTTCTCCGTCATTGAGCGAGTATCTGTATAATTTGGAGAAGGAGGGTGTGTTGTTTCGGGAGGAGGGAAAATACCGTCTACCTCAAGTTTTCCGACCGCTTGAGAAGCTCGACAACGGAAAGAGAATGTTTAAGCGCTTTCTTGTTAGGATTCCGTTTTTCGGTTTGGAGATCACAGCAATCGATAACACAGAAAAGAGAACGGCTGCTTTCATTAATTTCATTGACTTCAATATGGCTGGCATCAAACAAATGTTACTCTACTTCTTTTGGGACTCTGTCTTCTCCGCGTTCAAGGAGGCTGGGGTTGTGGAGGAGGGAGACAAAAAGAGCGCGGAAGAAATGTTGAGGGAAGCGATAAAAATAGGTGAGATCGCGAACGAAAAGCTTTATGGGCATATACGAGATTGGTTGATACCATATTTACAACAACTCTTAATAGCGTTTTTGATGAACGCGGACCTACCATTCAAGCGGGAAAGCTTAGACATAAAGGAGACTGAAAAGCAGCTCTTCGAATTATTCAGCTTTGAAAGCATCAAAAAACAGGCATGGTATATAGCATTAGAAGAGAACATCAAAGCAGTAAGAGAAAAGGCAAAACAGGAAACGAAAAAGAGGCAGATTGCAGAGAGACTGGAAAAGACACGTGAAAAACTTAAGCAACTTGAAGAGAAGTCTGAAAAGGCTTAG